Proteins from one Mercurialis annua linkage group LG7, ddMerAnnu1.2, whole genome shotgun sequence genomic window:
- the LOC126654910 gene encoding uncharacterized protein LOC126654910 yields MEEVKSSAAWVASHSSHVIVDSAGIERAVENIQEIPRIEWNFEGIHYFDNGPLTVQYLFVLDALNFCFWPDKDLNYDHLASGLKAALQNDNSVFDADRLQKYTGPELRELLKWPRPLPLEDERIRLLHEVGFELERSFGGSAANLVESCGKSAAKLVATITSHFPGFRDHSLYKGHQVFLYKRAQIFVADLYGAFKGRRYGEFNDIGSVTIFADYIVPAVLQQLGVLKYSSTLANMITSDSVIASGSEEEVELRACSIYAVEKMRDLLRVISGKQVLSIELDLWLWAFGVRCPSLQHHRTLSIYY; encoded by the exons ATGGAAGAGGTGAAGTCGAGCGCAGCTTGGGTGGCTAGCCATTCTTCTCACGTCATAGTCGATTCCGCAG GAATAGAGAGAGCAGTGGAGAATATTCAGGAAATACCGAGGATAGAATGGAATTTTGAAGGAATTCATTACTTTGATAATGGTCCCCTCACCGTTCAGTACCTTTTTGTTTTGGATGCTTTAAACTTTTGCTTTTGGCCTG ATAAGGATCTGAACTATGACCATTTGGCTTCAGGCCTAAAGGCAGCTTTGCAGAATGACAATTCTGTTTTTGACGCTGATCGGCTGCAAAAGTACACAG GTCCTGAATTACGCGAGTTGTTGAAATGGCCCAGACCACTTCCTTTGGAGGATGAAAGGATTCGTCTACTCCATGAG GTTGGCTTTGAACTGGAAAGAAGCTTTGGAGGTAGTGCTGCCAATCTTGTAGAGTCCTGTGGGAAATCAGCTGCAAAGCTTGTTGCTACCATAACCAGTCACTTTCCTG GTTTTCGTGATCACTCGCTTTATAAAGGCCACCAAGTTTTCTTGTATAAAAGAGCTCAGATATTTGTAGCTGATCTATATGGAGCATTCAAGGGCAGAAGATATGGGGAATTTAATGACATTGGATCAGTCACTATATTTGCTGATTATATTGTTCCAGCTGTTCTTCAGCAGCTCGGTGTGCTAAAGTATAGTTCGACTCTTGCCAACATGATCACGTCTGATTCTGTTATAGCTTCAGGCAGTGAGGAGGAAGTTGAACTACGAGCATGCTCCATATATGCTGTTGAGAAAATGAGGGACTTACTCCGTGTAATTTCAGGAAAGCAG GTGCTGAGTATTGAATTGGACCTTTGGCTCTGGGCTTTTGGTGTGCGTTGTCCATCTCTCCAACACCATCGAAcactatcaatttattattaa